The DNA segment CCGATGACGTTGTTTGCCTCCACACGCCGGAGCCGTTCATCTCCATTGGCAACTGGTACCAGGACTTCCACCAGGTGCCGGACGAAAACGTGAGGCGCCTTCTGGATACCGCGGCGCGCTCAAACGGGCTTCTGTCACCGGCGGAAGTCTACCTGGGCTGAGGACTTGCAAGTTCGGCTACCCAATGGCCTTTCGTGGTACGCGGAGATAATCCGCTTGTTAGGCCATGCTTAACTCTTAACGGCGATTTCCGCAGTCGCGCAATCGTATACGTTGAAATTGGCCCAACTGCTCGTGCAGAGTCGTCGGGTACTCCGGCTTCGCCTCTTGGCGGAGTTTAGAAGATGAGGGGAGGAGCACCATGGCACAGACCGTAGGCGAGATCATGACGACCGACGTTGTTACGGTGCAGTTCGAAGCTACCGTACTTGAAGCGGCGCAGCTCATGCGCGACGAGGACATCGGCGACGTGGTGGTCATGCAGGACGACAAGACGGTCGGCATCCTGACCGACCGAGACATCGTCGTCAGGGTCGTGGCGGAGGGTAAGGATTTCAACACTACTGTGAGCGAGATCGCGAGCCACAGCCTCACGACCGTCTCTTCCGAGACCGATATTGACGATGCGATCGACCTGATGGGCGATGAGGCGATCCGCCTCCTGCCTGTGGTGGACAACGGCAGGCTGGTCGGCATCCTCTCGCTCGGCGACCTCGCGATCGATGAGGACGAGACCTCGGCCCTCAGCGAGATAAGCACGGCCCCTCCCAACAACTAGGGGCCTCCCGGGTGCTCTGCACCCGAAGGAGTTTTGCCGATGCGTCCAACGGTCAGGCTGGGCCGCATAGCCGGGATCGAGATCGGGGTACATATCACCTGGCTCGGCGCGTTTTTCGTGATTACCTGGTCGCTGGCCGGGGCGCTTTACCCTGCGACCTTTCCGGAGTGGAACCCCGTCACGTACTGGGCAGCAGGAGCGGTTACGACGCTCCTGCTGTTTGCGTCCGTGCTTGTGCACGAGCTGGCCCACCCATTTGTGGCCCTTGGCCGGGGCCTGCCCGTTGACAGCATCACGCTTTTCATTTTCGGCGGCGTGAGCAACCTCAGGGCAGACGCGCGAAAAGCGTCGGACGAGCTGCTCATAGCCGCCGCCGGCCCGGCCACCAGCATGGTCCTTGCGGTCCTCTTCTGGAGCGTTTCGACGCTCGACGCCGAGGGCCTCGGCCTTACCGCGGAGCGCAACCCGGTGTGGGCCGCGGTGGCCCTGAGGCTCGCTGTGATTAATGCCCTAGTGGCGGCCTTCAACATGCTGCCGGGCTTTCCACTGGATGGAGGCCGGGTCCTGCGTTCCGGCG comes from the SAR202 cluster bacterium genome and includes:
- a CDS encoding CBS domain-containing protein — encoded protein: MAQTVGEIMTTDVVTVQFEATVLEAAQLMRDEDIGDVVVMQDDKTVGILTDRDIVVRVVAEGKDFNTTVSEIASHSLTTVSSETDIDDAIDLMGDEAIRLLPVVDNGRLVGILSLGDLAIDEDETSALSEISTAPPNN